One Malania oleifera isolate guangnan ecotype guangnan chromosome 9, ASM2987363v1, whole genome shotgun sequence DNA segment encodes these proteins:
- the LOC131164551 gene encoding probable glycosyltransferase At5g03795: protein MAAVSLPFPLSLSLSCLAFPLPTPRGLWFHSSFSIFNSTYYSFRWIYMHVRASFIEERIDWRKLFFAGAVMTTAGVMLQIYILPYPLTEWFLSPPVRVSSDRSLNNTLQLSETLPLAQFQQVQVAPTAPIVLLNSAESQQSVPVKGERSKVSQKKSALSRRRKKEKVDNKPEVVGPLPRISHTTVPTRLQRYIWSLPPVEALAYAKREIELAPTIINDIKLYAPLFQNVSVFRRSYELMEMILKVYIYPDGAKPIFHHPHLQGIYASEGWFMKLIEENRQFVTRDPEKAHLFYLPYSARQLELAVYVPGSHNLKPLSIFLRDYVNMIAAKYPFWNRTHGLDHFLVACHDWGPYTVNEHKELSRNTIKALCNADLSEGIFTAGKDVSLPETTIRNVRRPRRDLGGKRVSQRPILAFFAGHMHGRVRPRLVKYWRDKDEDMKIYGPLPNSVSRKMSYVQHMKSSKFCLCPMGFEVNSPRIVEAIYYECVPVIIADNFVPPFNEVLDWSAFSVMVAEKDIPKLKEILLAIPMRRYFTMQTNVKMLQKHFLWNSRPMRYDLFHMILHSIWFSRLNQIQIAQS from the exons ATGGCCGCAGTTTCCCTcccttttcctctctctctctctctctcttgtttggCTTTTCCTCTTCCTACTCCACGCGGCCTTTGGTTCCATTCTTCGTTCTCAATCTTCAACTCTACATATTATTCTTTTCGTTGGATTTATATGCATGTTCGAGCTTCCTTCATCGAGGAAAG GATTGATTGGAGAAAACTTTTTTTTGCTGGAGCTGTTATGACAACAGCTGGTGTTATGcttcaaatctatatacttccTTATCCACTGACAGAATGGTTCCTCTCCCCACCTGTGAGAGTCTCATCAGACAGATCCTTGAACAATACCCTGCAGTTGAGTGAAACCCTTCCTTTGGCACAGTTTCAACAGGTTCAAGTTGCTCCGACTGCGCCCATTGTACTGCTGAATTCTGCTGAATCACAACAATCAGTGCCAGTTAAGGGAGAAAGATCTAAAGTTTCTCAAAAAAAGAGTGCTTTATctagaagaagaaagaaagagaaggtAGATAATAAGCCAGAGGTTGTAGGTCCTCTCCCTCGTATCAGTCATACAACCGTGCCCACTCGCTTGCAG AGGTACATTTGGTCTCTGCCACCAGTTGAGGCACTTGCATATGCTAAAAGGGAGATTGAGCTTGCCCCAACCATTATCAATGATATCAAATTGTATGCGCCTTTATTCCAAAATGTTTCTGTCTTTAGAAG GAGCTATGAATTGATGGAAATGATACTTAAAGTCTACATTTACCCAGATGGTGCCAAGCCCATTTTTCATCATCCCCATCTACAAGGAATTTATGCTTCTGAAGGATGGTTTATGAAGTTAATTGAGGAAAACAGGCAGTTTGTCACAAGGGACCCGGAAAAGGCTCACTTATTTTATTTGCCGTACAGTGCACGCCAATTAGAGCTGGCAGTTTATGTGCCTGGCTCACATAATTTGAAACCGTTGTCAATCTTCCTCAGGGACTATGTGAATATGATTGCTGCAAAGTATCCATTTTGGAATCGCACACATGGATTGGATCACTTTCTTGTTGCTTGCCATGATTGG GGTCCTTACACAGTTAATGAACACAAGGAACTAAGTAGAAACACTATAAAAGCTCTTTGCAATGCTGATCTCTCGGAAGGAATCTTTACTGCTGGAAAGGATGTTTCCCTTCCAGAGACGACAATAAGAAATGTGAGAAGGCCTCGAAGAGATCTTGGTGGAAAGAGAGTATCACAGCGTCCAATACTTGCCTTTTTTGCAGGGCACATGCATGGTAGGGTCCGCCCCAGGCTTGTTAAATACTGGAGAGACAAAGATGAGGACATGAAGATTTATGGGCCTCTACCTAATAGTGTGTCCAGGAAAATGTCTTATGTTCAACACATGAAATCAAGCAAATTCTGTTTATGTCCCATGGGTTTTGAAGTGAACAGCCCCAGGATTGTTGAGGCTATATATTATGAGTGCGTTCCAGTGATTATTGCAGATAATTTTGTCCCTCCATTTAATGAAGTACTTGACTGGAGCGCGTTTTCTGTCATGGTGGCCGAGAAGGATATTCCCAAGCTGAAGGAAATTCTACTTGCCATCCCAATGAGAAGATACTTTACAATGCAGACTAATGTGAAGATGTTGCAGAAGCATTTCCTTTGGAACTCCAGAccaatgagatatgatttgtttCATATGATTTTGCATTCTATTTGGTTTAGCAGGCTGAACCAGATTCAAATTGCCCAGTCATAG